Within Alcaligenes sp. SDU_A2, the genomic segment ACGCTGGAAGGCGCATCGTCCTGTCGATCGCAAACAATGGCCGGTGGCCGTGCTGGGTCTGGGTGTGATCGGTCGTAAGGTGGCGGATGTCATTGCCAGCCTGGGTTATCCGGTGCATGGCTGGTCGCGTACCTTGCACCAAGCTGATTTTCCCACCTATGCCGGCCAGGCCGGTCTGCATGACTGTCTGGCCGCTAGCCGCATTCTGGTCAATGCCTTGCCCTTGACGGCGCAGACCCGCGGGCTGATCAACGAAGATACCTTGTCCCGCTTGCAGCCGGGAGCCTATCTGATCAATCTGGCGCGCGGTGCCCATATTGTCGATCAAGATGTGCTCGATGCCCTGGACAGCGGCCAGTTGTCCGGAGCGTTGCTGGACGTGTTCACGCAGGAGCCTTTGCCGGCCGATCATCCCTACTGGGGCCATCCCGGCGTCATGGTCACCCCGCACATATCCGGCATTACGCTGCGCGAGCAGGCCTTGGAGCAGATCGGTTCGCGCATCGCCTTGCTGCATCAGGGCCAGCCGGCCGAAGGGCGGGTCGATGTCCGCCTGGGATATTGAACGCTATTTTTTGTCTGTCCGGCGCCGGCTGTGATGCCGGCGCTTTTTTTACGATAACGACATTGAAAAACCACAAGGAGATGGAATGAGCGCAGTACATCGCATTGCCGTGATTGCCGGGGACGGGATAGGCAAGGAAGTCATGCCGGAAGGCTTGCGGGTCATGGAGGTGGCCGCGCGTCGCCACGGTATCCGCTTTGATTGGAAGCAGCTGGATTGGAGTTCCGACTATTATCAGCAACACGGTCGCATGATGCCCCAGGATTGGAAAGCACAATTATCGGATGTGGAGGCCATTTACTTCGGTGCGATGGGCTGGCCGGACCTGGTGCCCGATCATGTGTCGCTGTGGGAGTCCTTGTTCAAGTTCCGTCGCGAGTTCGATCAGTACATTAATCTGCGGCCGGTGCGCTTGATGCCGGGCGTGCGCTCTCCACTGGCGGGCCGCGAACCGGGCGATATCGATTTTTTTATCGTGCGCGAAA encodes:
- a CDS encoding 2-hydroxyacid dehydrogenase; this translates as MLNGQPHLIVATPRESETQRWAQHFRDAYPDWRVDLFQPGQAATGAQYAVVWQPDPLLFSQEPSVRAVFNLGAGVDAMAASIPSDMPLYRLEDAGMAEQMAEYALYGVLQATGRFRPYEEQAREGRWKAHRPVDRKQWPVAVLGLGVIGRKVADVIASLGYPVHGWSRTLHQADFPTYAGQAGLHDCLAASRILVNALPLTAQTRGLINEDTLSRLQPGAYLINLARGAHIVDQDVLDALDSGQLSGALLDVFTQEPLPADHPYWGHPGVMVTPHISGITLREQALEQIGSRIALLHQGQPAEGRVDVRLGY